The Desulfuromonadales bacterium genomic sequence CGATGCACATGCTCAGTCGACCTCCATTTCGATGATTTGGAGCTCCTCCCCCTGCAGTCGCTCCAGGTCGAAACCGCCGCAGGCCGGGCAGGAAAAGGTGTACGGGTCGAGGGGGACTTCCGCATCGCACTGCCGGCACTTCCCCTTGCCGGGGATGCGGTCGATGACGAGCCGCGTCCCCTCCA encodes the following:
- the hypA gene encoding hydrogenase maturation nickel metallochaperone HypA, with the protein product MHEVGITRSIVEIAERTAREQGAARVLSVTVAIGALSGVVPEAVEFCFEACTKETLLEGTRLVIDRIPGKGKCRQCDAEVPLDPYTFSCPACGGFDLERLQGEELQIIEMEVD